The following is a genomic window from Kogia breviceps isolate mKogBre1 chromosome 4, mKogBre1 haplotype 1, whole genome shotgun sequence.
tatgaggccaccatcaccctgataccaaaaccagacaaagatgtcataaagaaaaccacaggccaatatcactgatgaacatagatgcaaaaatcctcaacaaaatactagcaaacagaatccaacagcacattaaaaggatcatacaccatgatcaagtggggtttatcccaggaatgcaaggattcttcaatatacacaaatcaatcaatgtgacaaaccatattaacaaattgaaggagaaaaactatatgatcatctcaatagattcagaataactttcgacaaaattcaacacccatttatgataaaaaaccatccagaaagtaggcatagagggaagttacctcaacataataaaggccatatgtgacaaacccagagccaacatcattctcaatggtgaaaaactgaaaccatttcctctaagatcaggaacaagacaaggttttccactctcaccattattattcaacatagttttggaagttttaaccccagcaatcagagaagaaaaagaaataaaaggaatccaaatcagaaaagaagaagtaaatctgtcactgtttgcagatgacatgatactgtacatagagaatcctaaagatgctaccagaaaactagcagagctaatcaatgaacttggtaaagtagaaggatacaaaattaatgcacagaaatctcttgcattccatacactaatgatgaaaaatctgaaagagaaatcaaggaaacactcccatttaccattgcaacaaaaagaataaatacctaggaataaacctacctaaggagacaaaaagacctgtatgcagaaaactataagacaatgatgaaagaaattaaagatgatacaaatggatggagagatataccatgttcttggattggaagaatcaacactgtgaaagtgactatactacccaaagcaatttacagatgcaatgcaatccttatcaaactaccaatggcatttttcacagaactagaacaaaaaatttcacaatttgtatgcaaacacaaaagaccccgaatagccaaagcaatcttgagaaagaaaaacagagctggaagaatcaggctcctcaactccagactatactacaaagctacagtactctagacagtatggtactggcacaaaaacagaaatatagctcaatgcaacaggatagaaagcccagagataaacccatacacatatggtcaccttatttttgataaaggaggcaagaatatacaatagagaaaagagagcctcttcaataagtggtgttgggaaaactggacagctacatgtaaaagaatgaaattagaacactccctaacaccatacacaaaaataaactcaaaatggattaaagacctaaatgtaaggccagacattataatactcttagagtaaaacataggcagaatgctctatgacataaatcacagcaagatcctttttgacccacctcctagagaaatggaaataaaaaaaaaaataaacaaatgggacctaatgaaacttaaaagcttttgcacagcaaaggataccataaacaagatgaaaagacaatcctcagaatgggagaaagtatttgcaaacgaagcaactgacaaaggattaatctccaaagcatacaagcagctcatgcagctcaatattaaaaaaacagaatatggCTGCCCACAAGGAAAGGCGAGGCTAACGTGAAAGCACAGACCCTGGCTCCCTCGTCGCATGGATCGTAGCGCAGAGTTCAGAAGATGGAAGGCGCAGTGTCTGAGCAAAGTGGACCTCAGCCGGAAAGGCAGTGTGGACGAGGATGTGGTAGAGCTTGTGCAGCTCCTAAATGGGCGAGAACAGTTTTTCACCACCAGTTCCTGTGCTGGCCGCATCATCCTCCTAGACCGGGGTATAAATGGTTCTGAGGTTCAGAAGCAAAACTGTTGCTGGCTACTGGTTACACACAAACCCTGTGTGAAAGATGATGTGATTGTAGCCCTAAAGAGAGCGAATGGCGAAGCCATTTTGAAATTTGAACCACTTGTTCTTCATGTACAGTGTCGACAGTTGCAGGATGCACAGATTCTGCATTCAGTGGCAATAGATTCTGGTTTCAGGAACTCCGGCATAACagtgggaaagagaagaaagactaTGTTGGCTGTCCGGAGCACACATGGCTTGGAAGTTCCATTAACCCATAAAGGAAAACTGATGGTGACAGAGGAATATATCAACTTCCTGATAAAGATAGCAAATCaaaaaatggaggaaaacaagaagagaatTGAAAGGTTTTACAACTGCCTACAACATGCTTTGGAAAAAGAAACTATTTCTATGATCTCATAtcccaaagagaaaatcaaagagaTAAATAACTCATCATAtactcacaagaaaaaaagaaacccagaaaaaGCATGTGGCAAATATAttactgaagaaaataataaagaacttgAAAATGATGATCATGATGATCCAGGAATCAGTGTTACTATCTTCCCTGAAGATTACTGAGATTTGGTTCTGAAGTGTCTTTGTAGAATAATGTTTCTAATAGATATATTATAAAGCTGCTCTTTATAGgagtattttagttttttgagtgtATCAGCCTTTCAGAAAAACAagatttaatttttctctatattttaggGAAAcccttagcttttaaaaatagctgtgTATAATATCAATATTTGCTCTTAAATACCATCTTTTTTAGTCACACAGTcattgcaaaaataaaattatgatttttaaaaaaaaaaaaaaaaaaaaaaaaacaacccaatcccaaaatgggcagaagacctaaatagacatttctccaaagaagatatacagattaccaacaaacacgtgaaaggatgctcaacatcactaacattagggaaatgcaaatcaaaactacaatgaggtatcaccttacaccggtcagaatggccatcatcaaaaaatctacaaacaaaaaatgctgaagagggtgtggagaaaacagaactgtcttgcactgttggtgggaatgtacattggtacaaccactatggagaacagtatggaggttccttaaaaaactaaaaatagaactaccatacgacccagcagtcccactactgggcatataccctgagaaaaccataattcaaaaagagtcatgtaccacaatgttcactgcagctctctttacaatagccaggacatggaagcaacctaaatgtccatcaacagatgaatggataaagaagatgtagcacatatatacaatggaatattactcagctgtaaaaagaaacaaaattgagttatttgtagtgaggtggatggacctagagtctgtcatacagagtgaagtaagtcagaaagagaaaaacaaatactgtatgctaacacatatatatggagtcttaaaaaaaatggttctgaagaacatagggacaggacaggaaaaaagacacagacgtagagaatagacttgaggacacggagtgggagaagggtaagctgggacgaagtgagagagtggcaaggacacatatacactaccaaatgtaaaatatatagctagtgggaagcagccgcatagcacagggagatcagctcagtgctttgtgaccacctagaagggtgggatagggagggagggaaacgcaagagggaagagatatgggaacatatgtatatgtataactgattcactttgttgtaaagcagaaactaacacaccattgtaaaatagtataatccaataaagatgttaaaaaaaaatatatatatatatatagctagtggtaagcagctgcatagcacagggagatcagctccatgctttgtgaccacctagaggggtgggatagggagggtgggagggagacacaagagggaggagatatggggacatatgtatatgtatagctgattcactttgttataaagcagaaactaacacagcattgtaaagcaattatactccaataaaggtgttaaaaacaaaaaacaggccaACTGCTTTTGGACGattttgaataaaatatctacCCACATGAGGTAGCATTCTATCTCATACCATAGCCCAAATCCCAATTTTTGAAGTCATCTTCACATACCTGaaatgtaggtttttttcttactACCTGCCATCTTCTTAACTGCTCCCCAAACGGCCAGGGGACTGGACAGCACTGAACTTGAGCTAGGATCAAAGTTAAAAGCAGAGGTTCAGAAGTCAGAATGACTTTAGTTTGTCGCACAGCCCGCAGATTGACATCTATTCCACAAACATGAAATCTGGTTCTAATTCAGAAATCCCAGGGCCAGCTGCATGTCATCATGAGGCTTCCATTTCCTGTTTCGAATCTCCATGATTAGGGAGGGGAGAGCTTGTGAAGGATTGATACAGCATTGGAAATGATGCTGATGGCTTAGGGCATGATTGTAAccttgggaggagggagaaatatAATCCTCAGAGACCATAAGATAGAGTGGAAAGTGCACGGGGCCAGACATGCCCCCTCTCTCACTGGGGAACCCTAGTTGTGTACATGGGCAGTTCTTcctacctctctgtgcctcacttcccCCAAATGTAATAATAAGCAGCAGCATTTATTAGTACGCAGGGCACAGTGCTTTCCaatacttttatctcattttctcctttcaaCAACCCTGAGATTTTTATCCCCATTGCACAGATGAGTAAGGTGAGGCTCAAAAAGTTTGTTTcaattgcccagggtcacagaactagaaatagtgcagctgggatttgaatggTAGTCTATCTGGTTGCAAGTTTTTCCAGTGCAAAATATTCCTCAGTGGAGTCTACATCCTCTCTGTGGTGAGTCCGCAAATGAGGAGGATGTACATGGATGCTCTATAATTCTCGAATCAGAGCTAACTCAGGTTGCACTCTTAGCATGTGCTCGGCACTGTGCAAAGCCAGTCCTGCCAAACGACCTTacgaatgggggtggggggggtggctaATAAC
Proteins encoded in this region:
- the LOC131756130 gene encoding tRNA wybutosine-synthesizing protein 3 homolog, translating into MDRSAEFRRWKAQCLSKVDLSRKGSVDEDVVELVQLLNGREQFFTTSSCAGRIILLDRGINGSEVQKQNCCWLLVTHKPCVKDDVIVALKRANGEAILKFEPLVLHVQCRQLQDAQILHSVAIDSGFRNSGITVGKRRKTMLAVRSTHGLEVPLTHKGKLMVTEEYINFLIKIANQKMEENKKRIERFYNCLQHALEKETISMISYPKEKIKEINNSSYTHKKKRNPEKACGKYITEENNKELENDDHDDPGISVTIFPEDY